In a single window of the Leptospira sanjuanensis genome:
- a CDS encoding LIMLP_16025 family protein: protein MENKKLNDIINAGIGAVQTSREIFDKLVDDLNEGKEKIEERFDQLKAQGEKDMSDNALKLKVNLAWGLVRFEEIRDNILNHFIKK, encoded by the coding sequence ATGGAAAATAAGAAATTAAACGACATAATCAATGCAGGAATCGGGGCCGTTCAAACTTCTCGCGAGATTTTCGATAAACTCGTGGATGATCTGAATGAAGGCAAAGAAAAGATCGAAGAGAGATTCGATCAGTTGAAAGCTCAGGGTGAAAAAGACATGAGCGACAACGCGTTGAAATTAAAAGTCAATTTAGCTTGGGGTTTGGTCCGGTTCGAAGAAATCCGGGACAATATTCTCAATCATTTTATCAAGAAATAA
- a CDS encoding penicillin-binding transpeptidase domain-containing protein codes for MLKRSSLFLALWVLISAGEIDSKEITLFSHFTDSSPRIAGERNLLKQKFTPASTFKYWITLFLLERNLIAPAFKRTSNEAHIPNAPRDLTLREAMYYSSNSFFLAFFEENPLLYEELEDFLLRIGYVPETFKKHYLDKKNIYFSDAIQKTPEEQHEFLLEFLKDEGRSKGVSPETFRLWKEAAFWSECDSKNSIVYGKTGSLRGSFWFLGFSEKKQNLWQRWIANAPKEYSVITVLQTGEGVSRETAIDSFYRTAGCKR; via the coding sequence TTGCTAAAGCGAAGTTCCCTGTTTCTTGCTCTCTGGGTTTTAATTTCCGCCGGAGAGATCGATTCCAAGGAAATTACACTATTCTCACACTTCACTGACTCCTCTCCTCGAATTGCCGGGGAGAGGAATCTTCTCAAACAAAAATTCACTCCGGCCTCCACGTTTAAATATTGGATTACCCTTTTTCTATTGGAAAGAAACCTAATCGCTCCCGCTTTCAAAAGAACAAGCAACGAAGCTCATATCCCGAACGCTCCGCGAGATTTGACTCTGCGGGAAGCGATGTATTATTCCTCCAATTCCTTCTTTCTCGCTTTTTTTGAGGAAAATCCGCTCCTCTACGAAGAACTCGAAGACTTCTTGTTACGGATCGGATACGTCCCAGAGACATTCAAAAAACATTATTTAGATAAAAAGAATATTTATTTTTCGGACGCGATCCAAAAAACCCCGGAAGAACAGCACGAATTTCTGCTCGAGTTTTTAAAAGACGAAGGAAGATCCAAAGGAGTGTCTCCTGAAACGTTTCGACTCTGGAAAGAAGCCGCGTTTTGGTCAGAATGCGATTCCAAAAACTCGATCGTCTACGGGAAGACGGGATCTCTCCGCGGATCGTTTTGGTTTTTGGGATTTTCGGAAAAGAAACAAAATCTTTGGCAGAGATGGATCGCAAACGCACCGAAAGAATATTCCGTAATTACGGTTTTGCAGACGGGAGAAGGCGTTTCAAGGGAAACGGCGATCGATTCTTTTTATAGAACCGCCGGTTGTAAGAGATAA
- the sixA gene encoding phosphohistidine phosphatase SixA, producing the protein MKIIIARHGEAETTSPDGTDRSRLLTQKGEADVRKMANFLKTGFKITKIYHSPYERTKDTAKIYTDILHPEQETESLDYLEAGNDMSRVCPMIREYSNSDTILLVGHSPDVSIFAEKLLGITGVGKSFLFSPGSALAVNVPREKFLDGQIIWFICPDFLC; encoded by the coding sequence ATGAAGATTATTATTGCTAGACATGGGGAAGCGGAAACGACTTCTCCCGATGGAACCGATCGTTCAAGACTTCTCACTCAGAAGGGAGAAGCCGACGTACGGAAGATGGCGAATTTTCTCAAGACCGGTTTCAAAATCACAAAGATCTATCATAGTCCTTACGAAAGAACCAAGGACACCGCAAAAATTTATACGGACATTCTTCATCCCGAACAGGAAACCGAATCGTTGGATTATTTGGAAGCGGGAAACGACATGTCCCGCGTTTGTCCCATGATCCGCGAATACTCGAACTCGGATACGATTCTTTTGGTAGGACATAGTCCGGACGTTTCCATCTTTGCCGAAAAACTTTTGGGAATCACGGGCGTGGGTAAGAGTTTTCTTTTTTCTCCCGGTTCCGCTCTCGCTGTCAACGTTCCCAGAGAAAAATTTTTAGACGGACAGATCATCTGGTTCATCTGTCCCGATTTTCTCTGCTGA
- a CDS encoding ABC transporter ATP-binding protein yields MSEFAIEIDSIRKKYKEQNALRGVSFRVPQGSVFGLLGPNGAGKTSLVRILMGFSKQTEGSFRLFGLPFSPHLRKRIGYLPEKVSIPGFLTGEEFLTFSAKLAGIKNASIREKSKFLLEKTGIADAADKKVSGYSKGMLQRLGLASALIGDPELLILDEPGSGLDPKGYIDFRETLVEENKNKGTTVLLNSHRLLEVEKVCHEIGILNLGTLAALGPLESLKEGKNRILLKVESVTPELDSYIRKISSEQKVTENQIEFLPQNGIDLKRIPAELVDLGANILKYERTVESLEEVFLRVTGGNDE; encoded by the coding sequence ATGTCCGAATTTGCAATTGAAATCGATTCGATTCGAAAAAAATACAAGGAACAAAATGCTCTCAGAGGCGTCTCCTTTCGAGTTCCCCAAGGTTCTGTCTTCGGGCTCTTAGGTCCGAACGGCGCCGGAAAGACGAGCTTGGTTCGAATCCTCATGGGATTCTCCAAACAAACCGAAGGAAGCTTTCGTCTATTTGGACTTCCGTTTTCACCCCATTTGCGGAAAAGAATCGGTTACCTTCCTGAAAAAGTATCCATCCCGGGTTTTCTAACGGGAGAAGAATTCTTAACCTTCTCCGCAAAGTTAGCCGGAATTAAAAACGCTTCCATCCGGGAAAAGTCTAAGTTCCTTTTGGAAAAGACGGGAATCGCTGACGCCGCCGATAAAAAAGTTTCCGGCTATTCCAAAGGAATGCTGCAGCGCCTCGGACTCGCGTCTGCTTTGATCGGCGATCCCGAACTTTTGATCTTGGACGAACCCGGTTCCGGTTTGGACCCGAAGGGTTACATCGATTTCCGCGAAACTCTTGTCGAAGAAAACAAAAACAAGGGCACAACCGTATTATTAAATTCTCATAGACTTTTGGAAGTGGAGAAGGTCTGTCACGAAATCGGAATTCTCAACTTGGGAACTCTCGCCGCGCTCGGACCTCTCGAATCCTTGAAGGAAGGTAAGAATCGGATTCTTCTGAAAGTGGAATCGGTAACTCCCGAATTGGATTCATATATCCGTAAAATTTCCTCCGAACAAAAAGTTACGGAGAATCAGATCGAGTTTCTTCCGCAGAACGGAATCGATCTGAAACGAATTCCCGCGGAACTCGTGGACTTAGGAGCGAACATCTTGAAATACGAAAGAACCGTCGAATCTCTTGAAGAGGTTTTCTTAAGAGTCACCGGAGGAAACGATGAATAA
- a CDS encoding ABC transporter permease produces the protein MNNFLFQFQDQFPKIFSIAFLTLRETLRKRIVYFIFIISALFLFLNFTCQIQIGGQDQSGNPDFQIYIVFLFFAFWNTVLALFLPISLLGEELENKTYIPILSRPVSPLTYVCGKSLGVLALIFANGVFLIGTYLVKQQFGGGALSWDLLKACLTMFFVFYFLILFGFVGVLGFGKNAAFFGGLALLLFTTFLDLFIYESAAASMVQTSDLKKQILEIFYWILPQEGTVFFYSSSLLAKSLSQVHYYGEYSLIQIGVWILLSFVLAKVILDRKEL, from the coding sequence ATGAATAATTTCCTCTTCCAATTTCAGGATCAGTTTCCGAAAATCTTTTCGATCGCGTTTCTGACTTTGCGCGAAACTCTCCGTAAACGAATCGTATATTTTATTTTTATAATATCCGCTTTGTTCCTGTTTCTGAATTTCACGTGTCAGATTCAGATCGGCGGTCAGGATCAATCCGGAAATCCCGATTTTCAGATCTACATCGTCTTTTTGTTTTTCGCGTTTTGGAACACGGTTCTCGCATTGTTTCTCCCGATTTCCCTTTTGGGAGAAGAGTTGGAAAACAAAACCTATATTCCGATTCTTTCCAGACCGGTTTCCCCTTTGACATACGTCTGCGGAAAATCCTTGGGAGTTCTCGCACTCATTTTCGCGAACGGCGTTTTTTTGATCGGAACGTATCTCGTAAAACAGCAATTCGGCGGAGGCGCGCTTTCCTGGGATCTCTTAAAGGCCTGTCTTACGATGTTTTTCGTTTTTTACTTTCTGATTCTTTTCGGATTCGTGGGAGTTCTCGGCTTCGGTAAGAACGCTGCGTTTTTCGGAGGTCTTGCGCTTTTGCTTTTTACGACCTTTTTGGATTTGTTCATCTACGAATCGGCGGCTGCGAGTATGGTGCAAACCTCGGATTTGAAAAAACAAATTCTCGAGATTTTCTATTGGATTCTCCCGCAGGAAGGAACGGTGTTCTTTTATTCGAGTTCACTTCTTGCCAAAAGTCTTTCTCAGGTTCATTACTACGGAGAATATTCTCTGATTCAAATCGGCGTTTGGATTCTTCTGAGTTTCGTTTTAGCAAAAGTTATTCTGGACAGGAAAGAACTCTAA
- a CDS encoding HDOD domain-containing protein, whose protein sequence is MKIQWFHYEKEGYFLSVKNLNEPIESLNPLYLRITHLNRNIDKIISFLLDRYLQYLDITPLRECIFSILRETIMNAVKANQKRVVFKEAGLDINDPGQYATGMEKFKEELISKKDLYTDLLERNGLHVLITFGFNQNSFLLKVTNNVSILPEEDQRVRERISKAHTYNDLSEIFENHGDESEGAGLGLAMSLLMLKNEGIEGDSYRIKSEEGVTSAYIKIPFGFKKRNINLQKTGEILSEVDTLPTFPDNVNQIMSLINKPDSSIQNITELVGRDVSLSTNILKLANSASFSQRTRVESLEDAIKVIGLSELNSILLSLGTKKILEERYKEFEAIWERSSLSAFICRRLGERMGWKKQTITVLVCAALLHDVGRVILLSLEPEISAKISEILGNRSFPSPLTLEEAALGISHTTLGGMICEKWNFSDTIRVSAEMHHRPLLVKKEFQDAVFSIYLSDMIIDISQGLADFSLIQTVVLQHFGFKKEPEFAEFMETILQEYKDFNKKS, encoded by the coding sequence ATGAAGATTCAATGGTTTCACTATGAAAAGGAGGGATACTTTCTCTCCGTCAAAAATCTGAACGAACCGATCGAATCGCTCAATCCTCTTTATCTCAGAATCACCCACCTCAACCGAAACATCGACAAGATCATCAGCTTTCTGCTGGATCGTTATCTTCAATATCTCGATATCACTCCGCTCCGCGAATGTATCTTTTCCATTTTGAGAGAAACGATCATGAACGCGGTCAAAGCCAACCAGAAGCGGGTCGTTTTTAAGGAAGCCGGTTTGGATATCAACGATCCGGGGCAATACGCGACCGGAATGGAGAAGTTCAAAGAGGAACTGATCTCCAAAAAGGATCTTTATACGGACCTTCTCGAACGGAACGGATTGCATGTTCTCATTACTTTCGGTTTTAATCAGAATAGTTTTCTTCTAAAAGTCACGAACAACGTGAGTATTCTTCCGGAAGAGGATCAAAGGGTTCGGGAAAGAATTTCGAAAGCGCACACATACAACGATCTTTCCGAAATTTTCGAAAATCACGGGGACGAATCCGAAGGCGCCGGGCTCGGACTTGCGATGTCGCTTTTGATGTTGAAAAACGAAGGGATAGAAGGCGATTCGTATCGGATCAAATCGGAGGAAGGGGTCACGTCGGCGTATATCAAAATTCCTTTCGGTTTTAAAAAGAGAAACATCAATCTTCAGAAAACCGGTGAAATACTTTCCGAAGTGGATACGCTTCCCACCTTTCCGGACAACGTAAATCAGATCATGAGTCTGATCAACAAACCCGATTCTTCCATTCAGAACATCACCGAGCTGGTGGGTCGGGACGTATCATTATCTACGAATATTCTAAAATTAGCGAATTCGGCTTCGTTTTCACAGAGAACCCGCGTCGAAAGTTTGGAAGACGCGATCAAGGTGATCGGTTTGTCCGAGTTGAACAGCATTCTTTTGAGTCTCGGAACAAAAAAGATTCTCGAGGAACGCTACAAAGAGTTCGAAGCGATTTGGGAACGTTCCAGTTTATCCGCGTTCATCTGCAGACGTCTCGGGGAAAGAATGGGCTGGAAAAAACAGACGATCACAGTTCTGGTCTGTGCGGCGCTTTTGCACGACGTGGGCCGAGTGATTCTTCTTTCTTTGGAACCCGAGATTTCGGCGAAAATATCCGAGATATTAGGGAATCGATCCTTTCCTTCTCCGTTGACCTTGGAGGAAGCCGCATTAGGAATTTCGCATACGACTCTCGGAGGAATGATCTGCGAGAAATGGAATTTTTCGGATACGATCCGAGTCTCCGCGGAAATGCATCACAGGCCGCTTTTGGTCAAAAAGGAATTTCAAGACGCGGTGTTTTCGATTTACCTTTCCGATATGATCATCGACATATCGCAGGGACTCGCCGACTTTTCGCTGATTCAGACAGTAGTGCTTCAGCATTTCGGTTTTAAAAAGGAACCCGAGTTCGCCGAGTTCATGGAAACAATCCTTCAGGAATACAAGGATTTCAATAAGAAGTCCTGA